One window from the genome of Cryptomeria japonica chromosome 6, Sugi_1.0, whole genome shotgun sequence encodes:
- the LOC131039052 gene encoding probable WRKY transcription factor 21 — MEDQVMGDIEKIEVATRAGIDSTHRVLSILLQQDQWNSNNASAMANLCMAAEDAIATFQRVVSLLGPQTRKGHARIRKGPIQSPGNCAKAFMEAPNLLHLDGFGPYISSASVCPSPPQLGQVRQFIPSHNASTVFSMNALHHHQQQLFQQQLNLQTELMLKNNSYMKFGNSISCTPTFSSTKSFMSSLSMDGSVANDKPLLPFHHQLMQTSQEDTLLSSSKRKCSGKGDESGGGKCRSSGRCHCSKRRPLRVKRSIRVPAISSKLADIPPDDYSWRKYGQKPIKGSPHPRGYYKCSSVRGCPARKHVERCLEDPSMLIVTYEGEHNHSRKLSGSPNLVMHT, encoded by the exons ATGGAGGATCAAGTAATGGGGGACATTGAAAAGATTGAGGTTGCTACAAGAGCTGGTATTGATAGCACCCATAGAGTGTTGAGTATTTTGTTGCAGCAGGACCAGTGGAATAGCAATAATGCTAGTGCTATGGCTAATTTGTGTATGGCTGCGGAGGATGCCATTGCAACTTTTCAGAGAGTGGTGTCCTTACTGGGTCCTCAGACTAGGAAAGGTCATGCGAGAATCAGAAAGGGTCCTATCCAATCCCCTGGTAATTGTGCTAAAGCATTTATGGAAGCACCCAATTTGTTACATCTGGACGGTTTCGGTCCATATATTTCTTCTGCGTCAGTCTGCCCATCACCACCACAATTGGGTCAGGTCAGACAGTTCATTCCTAGTCATAATGCCTCTACGGTTTTTTCAATGAATGCTCTTCACCATCATCAACAGCAACTATTTCAGCAGCAGCTCAACTTACAGACAGAGCTCATGTTGAAGAACAATTCATATATGAAGTTTGGGAACTCCATCAGCTGCACACCCACATTTTCCTCTACAAAATCATTCATGTCATCTCTCAGCATGGATGGGAGCGTGGCCAATGACAAGCCATTGCTGCCATTTCATCATCAGTTGATGCAAACCAGTCAGGAAGACACTCTCCTTTCATCTTCCAAGAGAAAATGTTCTGGAAAAGGTGATGAATCAGGTGGTGGCAAATGTAGGAGCTCTGGAAGGTGTCATTGCTCAAAACGAAGGCCA CTGAGAGTCAAAAGATCCATTAGAGTCCCAGCCATTAGTAGCAAACTGGCAGATATTCCTCCCGATGATTATTCATGGAGGAAATACGGACAAAAACCCATCAAGGGCTCTCCTCATCCAAG GGGTTATTATAAATGTAGCAGTGTGAGAGGTTGTCCTGCTAGGAAGCATGTGGAGCGTTGTTTGGAAGATCCCTCAATGTTGATTGTGACATACGAAGGAGAGCACAATCACTCCAGGAAACTATCTGGGAGCCCAAATCTTGTGATGCATACCTAA